DNA sequence from the Pseudokineococcus lusitanus genome:
GGCGCGGCGGTCGTCCTCGTCATCGCCTTCGACGCCCAGGTCACCCGGCTCATCCAGCTCTACATCGTCGGGGTCTTCGTCTCCTTCACCCTCAGCCAGCTCGGCATGGTCAGGCACTGGAACCGCCACCTGCGGCTCGAGGGCGACCCCGCCGCCCGGTCCCGGATGCTGCGCTCGCGGGCCGTCAACGCCGTCGGCCTCGGGCTCACGGGGACGGTCCTCGTCGTCGTCCTCCTCACGAAGTTCACCCGCGGCGCGTGGATCGCCATCCTCGCGATGGCGGTGCTCTTCGTCCTCATGCGCGGGGTGCAGACGCACTACCGGCGGGTCGCCGAGGAGCTGGCGCTGCCCGACGAGCTGCAGGGCGGCAAGCTCCTGCCGAGCCGCGTGCGCGCGGTCGTCCTCGTCTCCAAGCTCCACCTGCCGACGCTGCGCGCGGTCGCCTACGCGCGGGCCACCCGGCCGTCGTCGCTGGAGGCGCTGACCGTCGCGGTCGACGCCGAGGAGACCCGGGCGCTGCAGCGGGCCTGGGACGCCCGCGGCATCCCCGTGCCGCTGACGGCGCTGGAGTCGCCGTACCGGGAGATCACCCGGCCCGTCGTCGAGCACGTCCGGGCGCTCCGCCGGGACAACCCCCGCGACCTCGTCGTCGTCTACGTGCCCGAGTACGTCGTCGGCCACTGGTGGGAGCAGGTGCTGCACAACCAGAGCGCGCTCCGCCTCAAGTCCCGCCTGCACTTCATCCGCGGGGTCGTCGTCGCGAGCGTCCCGTGGCAGCTCGCCTCGTCCCAGGGCGCCGACGTCGACGACCGCGTGGCGGCGCCGGGCGACGTGCGCCGGGGCACCGTCGGCGGGGTCGGCGGCGTCCACGAGCGCGACGGCGGCGGGCCGGGCCCGGAGGTGCGGCGGTGAGCGACGACGCGACGGCGCCCGGGGAGGGCGCGCGCGGCCGCCTCGTCGAGCTCGAGGTGGGGGCCGTGGCGCACGGCGGCCACTGCGTCGCCCGGCTCGAGGGCCGGGTCGTCTTCGTCCGCCACACGCTGCCGGGGGAGCGCGTCGTGGCCCGGCTCACCGAGGCCGCCGACGGGGCGGGCTTCTGGCGCGCGGACGCCGTCGAGGTGCTCGAGGCCTCGCCCGACCGGGTCGCCCCGGCGTGCCCCGTGGCGGGACCCGGGGGCTGCGGGGGGTGCGACTGGCAGCACGTCGACCTCGCGGCCCAGCGACGCCTCAAGGCGGACGTGCTCCGCGAGCAGATGCACCGGCTCGCGGGGCTCGACGTGGACGCCCGCGTGGAGGAGGTCCCCGTCCCCGCCGCGGCCGGGACGACGCCGGAGGACGCCGCCCGCGGCCTCGGCTGGCGCACGCGTGTCGCCTACGCCGTGGACGCGGGCGGCCGGCTGGGCTTCCGCGCCCACCGCGAGCACCGGGTCGTCCCCGTGGAGCGCTGCCCCATCGCCACGCCGGGCGTCGTCGACCTCGGCCTCCCCGCCGTCCGCTGGCCGGGGTGGCGCTCCGTCGAGGCGGTCGTCCCGGGCACGGGCGACGACGCGCTCGTCGTCGCCGAGCCGCGCCCCGGCGCCCGCCGCCCGCCGCGCGTGCCCGACGTCCCGGCCGCCACGTCGGTGGCGACGACGTCCCCGCGGGGCCCGCGGCAGCCGCCCGGCCCCGTGAGCCGGGTGCGCGGGCGCACGTGGGTGCGCGAGGAGGTGCGGGGGAGCGGCTTCCGCGTCACGGGCGCCGGCTTCTGGCAGGTGCACCCCGGCGCCGGCGAGGCGCTGACCGCGGCGGTGCTGGAGGCCCTGGCGCCCCGGCCGGGCGAGGCGGCGCTCGACCTCTACAGCGGCGCGGGCCTGCTCACGCGCGCGCTGGCCACGGCCGTGGGCGAGCGGGGGCGCGTGACGGCGGTCGAGGGGGACGCGCGGGCCGTGGCGGACGCCCGGCGCAACCTGCACGACGTCGCCGGGCTCACGCTCGTGCACGGGCCCGTCGAGCGGGTGCTCGAGGAGCGGGCGGGGCTCGAGGCGGACGGCGAGCCGCGAGCGGACGTCGTCGTCCTCGACCCGCCGCGCACCGGTGCCCGGGCGCGGGTCGTGGCGGCCGTCGCGGCGCTGCGGCCGCGGGCCGTGGCCTACGTGGCGTGCGACCCCGCGGCGCTCGCCCGCGACGTCGCGACCTTCGCCGACCACGGGTACGTGCTGCGCGGGCTGCGGGCCTTCGACCTGTTCCCGCAGACCCACCACCTGGAGTCGGTGGCGCTGCTCGAGCCGCGCTGACGCGGACGGGGCCGGCGGCTGCGCCGGCCCCGTCCGCCCGGCTCAGCGGTCCGGCATCTCCTCGGGGTCGCCGTCGGGGTCGTGCCCCGGGTCGGTGTCGTCGAGCACGCCGTCGTGGCTCGGCGTGGTGTCGTGCCGCGGGTGGAGCTGGCCCGCGTCGCCGTCCGGGTCGTGCTGCTCGGCCTGCTCCACGGCCTCGCGGGCGGCGTCGTCCTGCCCGTGCTCGGGGGTGCTCGTGCTCATGACGTCTCGGCCTCCCTCTGCCGGGCCCGGGGCGGGCCCGACCTCCCGACGGTAGGCCGGGTCCGGCGTGGGCGCCGGGCGGCGACGTGCCGGGGGCCGACGGCGGCGGGTCGTGACACCGTGGGCCGGCAGCACTAGTATCTTGACGTCAAGATACTTCGGCGGACGACGGCGACGTCGTCCGCCCGGCCCCCGCGGCCGGTCCCGGGCCACCCCTGGCCACCCGCAGTCAGCGTCGACGGGAGACGACATGAGCGACACGACCACCAGCACGGGCAGCACCGGCGACAGCTTCGGCGCCCGCGGCACCCTCGCCGTCGGGGACGCCGAGCACGGCATCTACCGGCTGTCCGCCGTCGAGGGGGCCGAGAAGCTCCCCTTCAGCCTCAAGGTCCTCCTCGAGAACCTCCTCCGCACCGAGGACGGCGCCAACGTCACCGCCGACCACGTGCGCGCCCTCGCGGGCTGGGACCCGTCGGCCGAGCCCGACACCGAGATCCAGTTCACGCCGGCGCGCGTCGTCATGCAGGACTTCACCGGCGTCCCCTGCGTCGTCGACCTCGCCACGATGCGGGAGGCCGTCGCCGAGCTCGGCGGCGACCCGACCCGGATCAACCCGCTCGCCCCCGCCGAGCTCGTCATCGACCACTCCGTCGTCATCGACGTCGCCGGACGGCCGGACGCCTTCGAGCGCAACGTCGAGATCGAGTACGAGCGCAACGGGGAGCGCTACCAGTTCCTGCGCTGGGGCCAGGGCGCCTTCGACGACTTCAAGGTCGTCCCCCCGGGCACCGGCATCGTCCACCAGGTCAACATCGAGCACCTCGCGCGCGTCGTCTTCGACCGCGACGGCGTCGCCTACCCCGACACGTGCGTCGGCACCGACTCGC
Encoded proteins:
- a CDS encoding class I SAM-dependent RNA methyltransferase; amino-acid sequence: MSDDATAPGEGARGRLVELEVGAVAHGGHCVARLEGRVVFVRHTLPGERVVARLTEAADGAGFWRADAVEVLEASPDRVAPACPVAGPGGCGGCDWQHVDLAAQRRLKADVLREQMHRLAGLDVDARVEEVPVPAAAGTTPEDAARGLGWRTRVAYAVDAGGRLGFRAHREHRVVPVERCPIATPGVVDLGLPAVRWPGWRSVEAVVPGTGDDALVVAEPRPGARRPPRVPDVPAATSVATTSPRGPRQPPGPVSRVRGRTWVREEVRGSGFRVTGAGFWQVHPGAGEALTAAVLEALAPRPGEAALDLYSGAGLLTRALATAVGERGRVTAVEGDARAVADARRNLHDVAGLTLVHGPVERVLEERAGLEADGEPRADVVVLDPPRTGARARVVAAVAALRPRAVAYVACDPAALARDVATFADHGYVLRGLRAFDLFPQTHHLESVALLEPR